One genomic segment of Streptomyces liangshanensis includes these proteins:
- a CDS encoding acyl-CoA thioesterase, producing the protein MARTVQDTALPKSEFGVLMPVNVFFDDFDPFGMLHNSRYQILVERAFVAFWRDVGIGGSTGLEKDAFNVVKAFTVIYDAPVTAYGEHAVHLWMERMGNTSATVGFRVCSIDGVTTYAHGSRTVVRLDSITLQPTPWSDRVREIARTIEGPQGRIE; encoded by the coding sequence ATGGCACGTACTGTTCAAGACACTGCCCTGCCGAAGTCCGAGTTCGGTGTTCTGATGCCGGTGAATGTTTTCTTCGACGACTTCGATCCCTTTGGCATGTTGCACAACAGTCGGTACCAGATACTGGTCGAGCGAGCCTTCGTGGCCTTTTGGCGGGATGTAGGCATAGGTGGTTCGACAGGTCTGGAAAAGGACGCCTTCAATGTCGTCAAGGCGTTTACTGTCATCTATGACGCGCCCGTGACGGCGTATGGCGAACACGCCGTTCACCTGTGGATGGAACGCATGGGCAACACCTCCGCCACCGTAGGTTTCCGGGTGTGCTCGATCGACGGGGTCACCACATATGCGCACGGAAGTCGCACCGTCGTCCGCCTCGACAGCATCACGCTACAGCCGACGCCGTGGTCGGACCGTGTCCGAGAAATCGCGAGGACTATCGAAGGGCCGCAAGGCAGGATCGAGTGA
- a CDS encoding catechol 1,2-dioxygenase — protein sequence MTEYNERVAEVSGELLQAIRGVLLAKKVQYDEYSAAVLWIRDLVDAREVPMFIDNHFEATVEKATFDGLPGSQGTVEGPYYVENAPLLTEKPYVMPMRDDEPGEAMVLSGQVLDLDGKPVPGALIDMWHAGNDGTYSSFVGDAPPLNLRCKLVTDDEGRFRIRTIRPQPYQIPTGGPTGRFLTMIGRHAWRPAHFHLKVSAEGHQLVTTQLYFRGGDWLEGDGDVSGAVKENLKIDVIRNEDKDLAALYALSTPFNSCEYTFHLRPAA from the coding sequence ATGACCGAATACAACGAGCGCGTGGCCGAGGTGTCGGGCGAGCTTCTCCAGGCGATTCGCGGCGTCCTGCTCGCGAAGAAGGTCCAGTACGACGAGTACTCGGCCGCGGTCCTGTGGATTCGCGATCTCGTCGACGCCCGCGAGGTGCCGATGTTCATCGACAACCACTTCGAGGCGACGGTCGAGAAGGCCACGTTCGACGGCCTGCCGGGCTCGCAGGGAACGGTCGAGGGCCCGTACTACGTCGAGAACGCGCCCCTCCTGACGGAGAAGCCGTACGTCATGCCCATGCGCGACGACGAGCCGGGTGAGGCGATGGTGCTCAGCGGCCAGGTCCTCGACCTCGACGGCAAGCCCGTTCCCGGCGCACTCATCGACATGTGGCACGCCGGCAACGACGGCACCTACTCCAGCTTCGTCGGCGACGCTCCCCCGCTGAACCTCCGGTGCAAGCTCGTCACGGACGACGAGGGCCGCTTCCGGATCAGGACGATCAGGCCGCAGCCGTACCAGATTCCCACGGGCGGTCCCACAGGACGCTTCCTGACCATGATCGGCCGCCACGCGTGGCGGCCCGCGCACTTCCACCTCAAGGTCTCGGCCGAGGGCCACCAACTGGTCACGACACAGCTCTACTTCCGTGGCGGGGACTGGCTCGAAGGAGACGGCGACGTATCGGGAGCCGTCAAGGAGAACTTGAAGATCGACGTGATCCGGAACGAGGACAAGGACCTGGCAGCCCTGTACGCGCTGAGCACCCCGTTCAACTCGTGCGAATACACCTTCCACCTGCGACCCGCGGCGTGA
- a CDS encoding GMC family oxidoreductase has product MTEAAQDFDYVVVGAGTAGSVLAARLSQDPDVRVLLIEAGRATGPPAMAVPGAWFSLWGGEVDWGFRTVAQAGLNNREIVYPRGKVLGGSSAINAMMHVRGHPAALDAWGVRGWGSADLLPYFRRSERTEGLDPAYRGTGGPVRPKPVDTPHPASRAAFDAFRDLGIPVSNDLNGADPEGLTWTELTVAGGVRQSAADAYLTPAAGRPRLTVVTDTLVVGLTFEGDRCTGVRYVEGGVESEVRATREVVLSAGAVGSPHLLHLSGVGPADMLREHGIEVVLDLPGVGANLSDHPVGLATYAADLTPGHSNHIDVVAAVRSSEDVTRPDLHLFFMDVPLAPPDLVGGYTIGVGLLSPYSRGSVTLVSGAPDAAPAIDPGFLTDERDIDRMTAGLRRARQAGGSRALGPWRDHEVLPGPSVRDDRDLHAYLRESVISYCHTGGTCRMGADAAAVTDEHLRVKGIEGLRVVDASVMPTLSEANTNATVLAIAEKAADLISGTSPGGHVPVRNRDRHWQQGMDW; this is encoded by the coding sequence ATGACCGAAGCAGCGCAGGATTTCGACTACGTGGTGGTGGGGGCCGGCACGGCCGGTTCCGTACTGGCGGCGCGTCTGTCGCAGGACCCGGACGTCCGGGTCCTGCTGATCGAGGCGGGGCGGGCGACGGGGCCGCCGGCGATGGCGGTGCCGGGTGCTTGGTTCAGCCTGTGGGGCGGTGAGGTGGACTGGGGGTTCCGGACCGTCGCACAGGCGGGGCTGAACAACAGGGAGATCGTCTACCCGCGAGGCAAGGTGCTGGGCGGCTCCAGCGCCATCAACGCGATGATGCACGTACGCGGCCATCCGGCGGCGCTCGATGCCTGGGGGGTACGCGGCTGGGGATCGGCCGACCTGCTCCCGTACTTCCGGCGCAGTGAGCGGACCGAGGGGCTCGACCCCGCCTACCGGGGAACCGGCGGCCCGGTGCGGCCCAAGCCCGTGGACACCCCCCATCCCGCGTCACGGGCCGCCTTCGACGCGTTCCGGGACCTCGGTATCCCTGTGTCGAACGATCTCAACGGCGCGGACCCCGAGGGCCTCACCTGGACGGAGCTCACCGTGGCCGGCGGGGTCCGGCAATCCGCCGCCGACGCCTACCTGACGCCGGCCGCCGGCCGCCCTCGTCTCACCGTGGTCACCGACACCCTGGTGGTGGGGCTGACCTTCGAAGGCGATCGGTGCACCGGGGTCCGCTATGTCGAGGGCGGGGTGGAGTCCGAGGTACGGGCCACCCGCGAGGTCGTGCTGAGCGCCGGAGCCGTCGGCTCGCCGCACCTGCTGCACCTGTCCGGGGTGGGACCCGCGGACATGCTCCGTGAACACGGCATCGAGGTGGTCCTGGACCTGCCCGGAGTCGGCGCCAATCTGTCCGACCACCCTGTGGGGCTGGCCACCTACGCGGCGGACCTGACTCCCGGCCACAGCAATCACATCGATGTCGTCGCCGCCGTGCGCAGCAGCGAGGACGTGACCCGGCCGGACCTGCACCTCTTCTTCATGGACGTGCCGCTGGCGCCGCCCGACCTGGTCGGTGGCTACACCATCGGTGTGGGACTGCTGTCGCCGTACAGCCGTGGTTCGGTCACGCTCGTCTCGGGAGCCCCGGACGCCGCGCCCGCCATCGATCCGGGCTTCCTCACCGACGAACGCGACATCGACCGCATGACCGCCGGTCTTCGCCGGGCACGCCAGGCAGGCGGTTCCAGGGCCCTCGGGCCCTGGCGCGACCACGAGGTGCTTCCCGGTCCGTCGGTGCGCGACGACCGCGACCTGCACGCCTACCTGCGCGAGTCGGTCATCTCGTACTGTCACACCGGAGGCACGTGCCGGATGGGCGCGGACGCGGCCGCGGTCACCGACGAGCACCTGCGAGTGAAGGGGATCGAGGGGCTGCGGGTGGTCGATGCCTCGGTCATGCCGACGCTGTCCGAGGCCAACACCAACGCGACCGTCCTCGCGATAGCCGAGAAGGCCGCGGATCTGATATCCGGAACCTCACCTGGCGGCCATGTACCCGTACGGAACCGAGACAGGCACTGGCAGCAGGGCATGGACTGGTGA
- a CDS encoding PPOX class F420-dependent oxidoreductase: protein MTTTDPTALERLASGKYLLVTTFRRDGRHVPTPVWVIRDGDALGIWTVADSGKAKRIRNRSDVLVGACDIRGNPSGEQVPGRAVFVDGPQTKRYRGLVGRKYGLAGRLTVLGSRLRRGSEGSVGIRITLD, encoded by the coding sequence GTGACCACCACCGATCCAACGGCACTCGAACGGCTCGCATCAGGCAAGTACCTGCTGGTCACCACCTTCCGTCGGGACGGCAGGCACGTACCGACCCCCGTGTGGGTGATCCGCGACGGTGACGCCCTCGGCATCTGGACGGTCGCCGACTCCGGCAAGGCCAAGCGGATCCGCAACCGGTCCGACGTCCTGGTCGGCGCGTGCGACATACGCGGCAATCCCTCGGGCGAGCAGGTCCCGGGCCGGGCCGTGTTCGTCGACGGCCCGCAGACCAAGCGCTATCGCGGTCTCGTGGGACGCAAGTACGGTCTGGCCGGGCGGCTCACCGTGCTCGGCAGCCGACTGCGGCGCGGGAGCGAGGGGAGTGTCGGCATCCGGATCACTCTCGACTGA
- a CDS encoding TetR/AcrR family transcriptional regulator, with translation MNPPHQRRDMRADILDEARKLFGTKGYTVTSIADLAEALGVTKGALYYHFKSKEAILSALVAEPAAEIAVIAEDAAGRTPRELLGALIDLQAQHPAAYMALQSGDASVLQEHSQRHDFAGKTELIIMAVAGEHPSPLRVIRARMAVAAVKEGTMAALVAGHGKLTDQTRLTLLEAAMATLDAGGES, from the coding sequence ATGAATCCTCCTCACCAGCGCCGCGACATGCGGGCGGACATCCTCGACGAAGCACGGAAGCTGTTCGGGACCAAGGGCTACACCGTGACCTCGATCGCCGACCTGGCCGAGGCCCTGGGTGTCACCAAGGGGGCGCTCTACTACCACTTCAAGTCCAAGGAGGCGATCCTCTCCGCCCTGGTCGCCGAGCCCGCCGCCGAGATCGCGGTCATCGCCGAGGACGCCGCCGGCCGGACACCGCGGGAGCTGCTCGGCGCCCTGATCGATCTCCAGGCCCAGCACCCGGCCGCCTACATGGCACTTCAGTCCGGCGACGCCTCCGTACTCCAGGAACACTCCCAGCGTCACGACTTCGCCGGGAAGACCGAACTGATCATCATGGCCGTCGCCGGGGAGCACCCCTCACCCCTCCGCGTCATCCGCGCCCGCATGGCCGTGGCCGCCGTCAAGGAAGGCACCATGGCCGCGCTCGTCGCAGGCCACGGCAAGTTGACCGACCAGACGCGACTGACCCTGCTGGAGGCCGCGATGGCCACGCTCGACGCGGGCGGTGAGTCCTGA
- a CDS encoding (R)-mandelonitrile lyase: MNVTSNGLETMAGPPEGFAGDVYIDVISKPLPPSRIMGGVVRFTPGAHTAWHSHPLGQTIYATEGVGLVQREGGPVEEIRPGDRVSIEPGENHWHGAAPGCFHTQIAYQAADGTGTHTTWGSHLTKDEYPG, from the coding sequence ATGAACGTCACAAGCAACGGACTCGAAACGATGGCCGGTCCCCCCGAAGGGTTCGCCGGGGACGTCTACATCGACGTGATCAGCAAGCCCCTGCCGCCTTCCCGGATCATGGGCGGAGTGGTCCGCTTCACGCCCGGAGCCCACACGGCGTGGCACAGCCACCCTCTCGGCCAGACGATCTACGCCACCGAGGGCGTCGGCCTGGTCCAGCGCGAGGGCGGACCGGTGGAGGAGATCCGGCCGGGCGACCGCGTCTCGATCGAGCCGGGCGAGAACCACTGGCACGGTGCCGCCCCCGGGTGTTTCCACACCCAGATCGCCTACCAGGCCGCCGACGGGACCGGCACCCACACCACTTGGGGCTCCCACCTCACCAAGGACGAGTACCCCGGGTAG
- the ilvC gene encoding ketol-acid reductoisomerase, with product MPAELFYDDDADLSIIQNRKVAVIGYGSQGHAHALSLRDSGVDVRVGLHEGSTSRAKAEEEGLRVVSVAEAAAEADVIMILVPDPLQGKIYEESIKDQLKDGDALFFGHGLNIRYGFIKPPANVDVAMVAPKGPGHLVRRQYEEGRGVPCIAAVEQDFSGKAFALALSYAKGIGGTRAGVIKTTFTEETETDLFGEQAVLCGGTAALVKAGFETLTEAGYQPEIAYFECLHELKLIVDLMYEGGLEKMRWSVSETAEWGDYVTGPRIITDQTKAEMKKILAEIQDGSFAQTWMDEYHGGLKKYNEYKKADSDSLLATTGAELRKLMSWVDADA from the coding sequence ATGCCCGCCGAGCTGTTCTACGACGACGACGCCGACCTGTCCATCATCCAGAACCGCAAGGTCGCGGTCATCGGCTACGGCAGCCAGGGCCACGCCCACGCGCTGTCGCTGCGTGACTCGGGTGTCGACGTCAGGGTCGGTCTGCACGAGGGCTCCACGTCCAGGGCCAAGGCCGAGGAGGAGGGGCTGCGCGTGGTGTCGGTGGCGGAGGCCGCCGCCGAGGCCGACGTGATCATGATCCTGGTCCCGGACCCGCTCCAGGGCAAGATCTACGAGGAGTCCATCAAGGACCAGCTCAAGGACGGCGACGCGCTGTTCTTCGGCCACGGCCTGAACATCCGCTACGGCTTCATCAAGCCGCCCGCCAACGTCGACGTGGCGATGGTCGCGCCCAAGGGCCCGGGTCACCTGGTGCGCCGCCAGTACGAGGAAGGCCGCGGCGTGCCGTGCATCGCGGCGGTCGAGCAGGACTTCTCGGGCAAGGCGTTCGCGCTCGCGCTCTCGTACGCGAAGGGGATCGGCGGTACCCGCGCGGGCGTCATCAAGACGACGTTCACCGAGGAGACCGAGACGGACCTGTTCGGTGAGCAGGCGGTGCTCTGCGGCGGTACGGCGGCGCTGGTCAAGGCGGGCTTCGAGACGCTGACCGAGGCCGGCTACCAGCCGGAGATCGCGTACTTCGAGTGCCTGCACGAGCTGAAGCTGATCGTGGACCTCATGTACGAGGGCGGTCTGGAGAAGATGCGCTGGTCGGTGTCCGAGACCGCCGAGTGGGGCGACTACGTCACCGGCCCGCGGATCATCACCGACCAGACCAAGGCCGAGATGAAGAAGATCCTCGCCGAGATCCAGGACGGGTCCTTCGCCCAGACCTGGATGGACGAGTACCACGGCGGCCTGAAGAAGTACAACGAGTACAAGAAGGCCGACAGCGACAGCCTCCTCGCCACCACCGGCGCGGAACTGCGCAAGCTCATGAGCTGGGTCGACGCCGACGCGTAA
- a CDS encoding TerC family protein: MVDVPFWLWAAFAVTVIVALAVDLLAHREAHVIAFREAAAWSAAWVGLALVFGAVVFVVLGTTPGVEYTTAWLLEKSLSVDNLFVFALIFTYFKVPRAYQHRVLFFGVIGALVFRGLFLAAGVAVVSRFTAVLFVFAAILFYSTYKILKGEEDNFDPGTSIAVRLLRKVVPVRDEYAGMKFFVMEAGKRVATPLLAVVAAIEAADLVFAVDSVPAVLAVSDNAFIVYTSNAFAILGLRALYFLLAGLLDRFHYLSKGLALILSFIGVKLILQASHKLFSTSIPEIPSLLSLAVIVAILAASVLLSVRRPLPASEDEHRENPSEDS; encoded by the coding sequence GTGGTCGACGTGCCGTTCTGGCTCTGGGCGGCGTTCGCCGTCACCGTGATCGTCGCGCTGGCCGTGGACCTGCTCGCGCATCGCGAGGCGCATGTCATCGCGTTCAGGGAGGCCGCGGCCTGGAGCGCCGCCTGGGTCGGACTGGCCCTGGTCTTCGGTGCGGTCGTCTTCGTGGTGCTCGGCACGACTCCGGGGGTGGAGTACACCACCGCGTGGCTGCTGGAGAAGAGCCTGTCGGTCGACAACCTGTTCGTCTTCGCGCTGATCTTCACCTACTTCAAGGTGCCCCGCGCCTACCAGCACCGCGTGCTGTTCTTCGGTGTCATCGGCGCGCTGGTGTTCCGAGGGCTCTTCCTCGCGGCCGGTGTGGCCGTCGTCAGCCGGTTCACCGCGGTGCTGTTCGTCTTCGCCGCCATCCTCTTCTACAGCACCTACAAGATCCTCAAAGGGGAAGAGGACAATTTCGACCCCGGCACGAGCATCGCGGTCCGGCTGCTGCGGAAGGTCGTGCCCGTCCGCGACGAATACGCGGGGATGAAGTTCTTCGTCATGGAGGCCGGCAAGAGGGTCGCGACCCCGCTGCTCGCGGTCGTCGCCGCGATCGAGGCGGCCGACCTGGTCTTCGCGGTGGACAGCGTGCCGGCCGTTCTGGCGGTCAGCGACAACGCGTTCATCGTCTACACCAGCAACGCCTTCGCCATCCTCGGTCTACGGGCGTTGTACTTCCTGCTCGCGGGACTGCTGGACCGGTTTCACTACCTCAGCAAAGGCCTTGCGCTGATCCTTTCCTTCATCGGCGTGAAGTTGATCCTCCAGGCCTCCCACAAGCTGTTCAGCACCAGCATCCCGGAAATCCCCTCACTGCTCAGCCTTGCGGTCATCGTCGCGATCCTGGCCGCCTCCGTCCTCCTGAGCGTCCGGCGCCCCCTCCCGGCGTCCGAGGACGAGCATCGGGAGAACCCGTCCGAGGACAGCTGA
- a CDS encoding zinc-binding dehydrogenase: MRAALMYGAGDVRVENVADPVIKHPTDAVVRITAAAVCGSDLHLFNSLSPTAGPLRMGHEFVGVVEDTGSEVTTVKRGDLVVSPFAISDNTCEFCREGLQTSCTHPEANYWDFKPDEGAQAEAIRVTLADGSLVKLPVAADSALVPSLLTLSDVYCTGHRAAVLGGVDEHTRVTVIGDGAVGLMAVLSAKLLGAEQIILMGRHPDRTDLGREFGATDIVAARGAEGIEAVRELTGGQGTHTVIEAVGHLPAYEQAVGVVRAGGIISRIGVPQYEEAPIGMASLFMRNVCLTGGLAPVRAYIDELMPAILDGTIEPGKVFDTTTDVDGVPAGYRSMADRQSLKILVKP; encoded by the coding sequence ATGCGCGCAGCACTCATGTACGGCGCCGGCGATGTCCGTGTCGAGAATGTCGCCGATCCCGTCATCAAGCACCCCACCGACGCCGTGGTCCGCATTACGGCGGCCGCCGTCTGCGGCAGCGACCTGCACCTCTTCAACTCACTGAGTCCGACAGCCGGGCCCCTCCGGATGGGCCACGAGTTCGTCGGCGTCGTCGAGGACACCGGCTCCGAGGTCACCACCGTCAAGCGCGGCGACCTGGTCGTCTCCCCGTTCGCGATCTCCGACAACACCTGCGAGTTCTGCCGCGAGGGCCTGCAGACCTCCTGCACCCACCCGGAGGCGAACTACTGGGACTTCAAACCGGACGAGGGCGCCCAGGCCGAGGCCATCCGCGTGACCCTGGCCGACGGCAGCCTCGTCAAGCTCCCCGTCGCCGCGGACTCGGCTCTCGTCCCCTCCCTGCTGACCCTGTCGGACGTGTACTGCACCGGCCACCGGGCCGCCGTGCTGGGCGGTGTCGACGAGCACACCCGCGTCACCGTGATCGGCGACGGCGCCGTCGGCCTGATGGCGGTACTCTCCGCCAAGCTCCTGGGCGCCGAGCAGATCATCCTCATGGGACGCCACCCGGACCGCACCGACCTGGGCCGCGAGTTCGGCGCCACCGACATCGTGGCCGCCCGCGGCGCCGAAGGCATCGAAGCGGTCCGCGAACTCACAGGCGGACAGGGCACGCACACGGTCATCGAAGCCGTCGGCCACCTGCCGGCCTACGAACAGGCGGTCGGCGTCGTGCGCGCGGGCGGCATCATCAGCCGCATCGGCGTCCCGCAGTACGAAGAGGCACCGATCGGCATGGCCAGCCTCTTCATGCGCAACGTCTGCCTCACCGGTGGACTCGCCCCGGTCCGCGCCTACATCGACGAACTCATGCCCGCCATCCTGGATGGCACCATCGAACCCGGAAAGGTCTTCGACACCACCACGGACGTCGACGGCGTCCCCGCCGGATATCGGAGCATGGCCGACCGGCAGAGCCTCAAGATCCTCGTCAAGCCCTGA
- a CDS encoding GNAT family N-acetyltransferase has protein sequence MDDPLEAVTFSYVAALENLATALTGRTQRSPDGTLFAMSGAPIASLNGIVSPLLSPDVSQISSLTSLAGAQRLPWSIRVRGVPDRDVAEVAAAHGLTRYERQPLMTLSSRSGALRELTTDPLRVRALAADELVLYAETVAAGYQVPREVFHVLANPSLKLEGFSFYLAELKGVPVGTGMTASTGGQIGIFTISTLPEYRRRGYARMVTAEIVRRGFSAGADAAYLHAVSGAAESVYASIGFETQEFMTVITAP, from the coding sequence GTGGACGATCCCCTGGAAGCGGTCACCTTTTCCTATGTGGCCGCACTTGAGAACTTGGCCACGGCTTTGACGGGGCGAACGCAGAGGAGTCCGGATGGGACTCTCTTCGCGATGTCCGGCGCGCCCATTGCTTCATTGAACGGGATCGTGAGCCCCCTTTTGTCGCCGGATGTCAGTCAAATTTCTTCACTTACTTCCCTGGCGGGTGCGCAGAGACTCCCATGGAGCATCAGGGTGCGGGGAGTGCCGGATCGAGACGTCGCCGAAGTGGCGGCAGCGCACGGGCTGACCCGATACGAGCGGCAGCCTTTGATGACACTGAGCTCGAGAAGCGGAGCGCTGCGCGAACTGACCACTGATCCGCTGCGCGTGCGGGCCTTGGCGGCTGACGAGCTGGTTCTGTACGCCGAGACCGTTGCCGCTGGGTATCAGGTTCCCCGTGAGGTTTTCCACGTACTCGCCAATCCTTCCCTGAAGCTCGAAGGGTTCTCATTCTACTTGGCGGAATTGAAAGGAGTGCCTGTCGGAACGGGCATGACGGCATCCACCGGCGGGCAGATCGGAATATTCACCATCAGTACGCTGCCGGAATATCGACGGCGCGGCTATGCGCGGATGGTCACTGCGGAAATAGTGAGAAGAGGGTTTTCCGCCGGGGCGGATGCCGCGTATCTGCATGCGGTGAGCGGTGCGGCCGAATCTGTTTACGCGTCGATCGGATTCGAAACACAGGAATTTATGACGGTGATCACCGCTCCATGA
- a CDS encoding acetolactate synthase large subunit, which translates to MPHTVQQAPAALRPPVRVRTTAQPATAQPATATTAAVSVSAAVSVEEVTGAQSLIRSLEEVGADTVFGIPGGAILPAYDPMMDSTRVRHVLVRHEQGAGHAATGYAQATGKVGVCMATSGPGATNLVTPIADAHMDSVPLVAITGQVASAAIGTDAFQEADIVGITMPITKHNFLVTKAEDIPRTIAEAFHIASTGRPGPVLVDIAKDALQARTTFSWPPVLDLPGYRPVTKPHPGQLREAARLLSTSRRPVLYVGGGVLKARATAELRLLAELTGAPVVTTLMALGAFPGSHPQHVGMPGMHGDVAAVAALQKADLIVALGTRFDDRVTGKLDSFAPYATIVHADIDPAEIGKNRAADVPIVGDAREVLTGLVAAVRAEHEEGNHGDYTAWWGDLDRWRTTYRRGYDRPADPGLLLPQQVIERVGQLAPEGTLFASGVGQHQMWAAQFLPHEEPGTWFNSGGAGTMGYAVPAAMGAKAGRPDRTVWAIDGDGCFQMTNQELTTCALNDIPIKVAIINNGALGMVRQWQNLFYGARFSNTVLHDGATGAATGSTVGVGSAPHRGTRVPDFVRLSEAMGCVGLRCENPDELDAVIDKANSINDRPVVVDFIVHEDAMVWPMVAAGTSNDDIMAARGVRPDFGDSADD; encoded by the coding sequence ATGCCACACACCGTGCAGCAGGCCCCCGCGGCCCTCCGCCCGCCCGTGCGGGTCCGTACCACCGCCCAGCCCGCCACCGCCCAGCCCGCCACCGCGACCACTGCCGCCGTCTCCGTCTCCGCCGCCGTCTCCGTCGAGGAGGTGACCGGTGCGCAGTCCCTCATCCGCTCGCTGGAGGAAGTGGGAGCCGACACGGTGTTCGGTATCCCGGGCGGTGCGATCCTCCCCGCCTATGACCCGATGATGGATTCGACGCGGGTGCGTCATGTGCTGGTCCGCCATGAGCAGGGGGCGGGTCACGCGGCCACCGGGTACGCCCAGGCGACCGGCAAGGTCGGGGTGTGCATGGCGACGTCGGGTCCGGGGGCGACGAATCTGGTGACGCCGATCGCGGACGCGCACATGGATTCGGTGCCGCTGGTCGCGATCACCGGGCAGGTGGCGAGCGCGGCGATCGGGACGGACGCCTTCCAGGAGGCGGACATCGTCGGCATCACCATGCCGATCACCAAGCACAACTTCCTGGTGACCAAGGCCGAGGACATCCCGCGGACCATCGCGGAGGCCTTCCACATCGCGTCCACCGGCCGCCCGGGGCCCGTCCTGGTCGACATCGCCAAGGACGCCCTCCAGGCCCGTACCACCTTCAGCTGGCCCCCCGTCCTCGACCTCCCCGGCTACCGCCCCGTCACCAAACCGCACCCGGGGCAGCTCAGGGAGGCCGCCCGCCTGCTGAGCACGTCGCGGCGCCCGGTCCTGTACGTCGGCGGCGGCGTCCTCAAGGCACGGGCCACGGCCGAGCTGCGCCTCCTCGCCGAGCTGACCGGGGCGCCCGTGGTCACCACGCTGATGGCGCTCGGGGCGTTCCCCGGCAGCCACCCGCAGCACGTGGGCATGCCCGGGATGCACGGGGACGTCGCGGCGGTCGCGGCCCTCCAGAAGGCCGACCTGATCGTCGCGCTGGGCACCCGCTTCGACGACCGGGTCACCGGCAAGCTGGACAGCTTCGCCCCGTACGCCACGATCGTCCACGCCGACATCGACCCGGCCGAGATCGGCAAGAACCGCGCCGCGGACGTCCCGATCGTCGGCGACGCCCGCGAGGTGCTCACCGGGCTGGTCGCCGCCGTGCGCGCGGAGCACGAGGAGGGCAACCACGGTGACTACACCGCCTGGTGGGGGGACCTGGACCGCTGGCGTACCACCTACCGCCGCGGCTACGACCGGCCCGCCGACCCCGGACTGCTCCTGCCGCAGCAGGTCATCGAGCGCGTCGGCCAACTCGCCCCCGAGGGGACGCTGTTCGCCTCCGGGGTGGGCCAGCACCAGATGTGGGCGGCGCAGTTCCTCCCGCACGAGGAGCCGGGCACCTGGTTCAACTCCGGGGGCGCCGGGACCATGGGGTACGCGGTGCCCGCCGCGATGGGCGCGAAGGCGGGCCGGCCCGACCGTACCGTCTGGGCGATCGACGGCGACGGCTGCTTCCAGATGACCAACCAGGAACTCACCACCTGCGCCCTGAACGACATCCCCATCAAGGTCGCGATCATCAACAACGGCGCGCTCGGGATGGTCCGCCAGTGGCAGAACCTGTTCTACGGCGCCCGCTTCTCCAACACCGTGCTGCACGACGGCGCCACCGGCGCGGCCACCGGTTCGACCGTCGGCGTCGGCTCCGCCCCCCACCGCGGCACCCGCGTCCCGGACTTCGTCCGGCTCTCCGAGGCGATGGGCTGTGTGGGCCTGCGCTGCGAGAACCCCGACGAGCTGGACGCGGTCATCGACAAGGCCAACTCGATCAACGACCGCCCGGTCGTCGTGGACTTCATCGTCCACGAGGACGCGATGGTGTGGCCGATGGTCGCCGCCGGCACCTCCAACGACGACATCATGGCCGCCCGTGGCGTCCGCCCCGACTTCGGCGACTCCGCGGACGACTGA